The Gossypium hirsutum isolate 1008001.06 chromosome D07, Gossypium_hirsutum_v2.1, whole genome shotgun sequence genome includes the window ATTTGAGTTAGCTTACACCATTGATGAAGAATGACTTGCAACTTTCTAAAGCTTTCTATACTATATTTTGTGGTGTCGATGCATAAGAGTTTAAGAGGATTCCAAAGTGTATAACTGTTAAGGAGATATGAAACATCTTTGAAATTGTTCATGAAAGAACTAGCACAATAAAATGATCTAAGATACAGATGTTAACTACTAAATTCAAGAACCTAAGAATGTAGGATTCAGAAATTATTGGTGAATTTTATTCAAAGCTTTGGGGTCTGTTTAAATCGAGCATTTGCTGTTGAAGAAGAATAATCCAACTCAAATTGATTAGAAAGGTGTTGAGATTGATGAACTAATTGGATTGTTGCAAACCTTTGAAATAAACCTAGAAGAAGTCAAATGAAACAAAGGCAAAGGAGAAAGAAGTAGTTCTTTGCAAGTGACAGATGCAATGTCTACTGCCAACTCCATTGCGATTGAAGATCTTAATTATACCATTTGCCCTGCTTACACAAATCTTCAACAAAGCCTTTAAGAAGCAATCCAGAAGATCTAAGAAGTTTGAACCCACTAAAACCATTCCCAAGAATAAAACCAAAGGTGTGGTTATCAAAGAAGAGGTTGAGAGAGAGAATAAGAAAGGAATCTAGTCCATGAGTGTTACGAATTTGGACATATCCATGTTGATTGTGTTAACATcctgaagaaaaagaagaaattattGTGTGTAACCTGGAGTGATGAAAATTCCTCCAACAATTCTGAATTATAGCAATAAACTATAATCGAAAAGCATCTATGTTTTGTGCGAAATAAATTCAAATCGATCTTGACTTTCAATTAATACCTTTTCTTCTATCCTTGTACCTTGAAGTACGTCCACACATAGCAAAAGAAACGGTGTGATTACTTTCAGTATGAAAGTAATCTCTCTCTAATAGAAACCGATGAATATCGTAATTCtcataaaatagaatttattcttagataataaattttcactattttctcGTAGAATAACGGTGtatgaaatttatgattttagGTCAACTGTTGTCATCTATTTACAAGGAGAAAATAAGAATCCTGATTAAATAAGtcattgtaaaataatattatttaaatagaaaacacAGCCTTACACACGCTAGTAAATATTACTagtatttattttctatttctcaaaataaatattatccaTTCAATTACTTAaactaactaaattaatttcacatttaaatatttttctcaatccaattctaattccgttaaagtcAAGACAACTTtaatgtaaaagaatttatgagaaaatatatttaatttccttattcaatagatttataatgactaatttattttattttatttttgaactttagttatttaattataattaatcaaataataattcaaaaaatcttaaattaattctAAAGTCATTTCTATACTTCGTAAAAAAACATATTCATTTGTGAAAGCgtctcatttctctaactttatcattctCATTCATTTATGTTCTTTTCTATCCATTTGGTTTTACATGCAATTTATTTCTGGGTTTAACGAACCAGTGGAGGAACCGATCAGACATAGATAATTAgaactcaaataatttaaaattaagtcccaactttttatctattaattataaaattatttagtcacgaagtcattccactataatattGTAACTAAGGCTTCtttaattacataccattacgaaagccaCTTAATAAATGCTCGTCTAATGACTTTTTCATAAGTGTGTTGCTCTCATaaaatatctttaatttttaGGAGCCATTCGCTCCGAtgctcaagacaaaacatctccccaattggacttgatatatgacatattagtctttcaatcgatttgttcatttccaattagattaaggacatgtttagattatctactaatgcAAGTTATCTTTCCTTATTACGATTCAACCACATAATACTGCTTTAGTATTAACCAAATATTAGATAatcagtgagctaatatttgcttctattttgctttgcgtaCAAAAATCGTTTAAGGAGAGTATATAaagaatattaatgtaatcaatggatattttattaaataaaattattcgaAAAATACATGTGCatatagacaaaaatactacacttaggtaCTAAATCCAATAGTAAAAATGTTAATATCCTTAGGAAACGAACACTTAATGTTCCTGGAGTGCCAAATTCGAAGAATGTTATTCTTGTAGATGGACTAAAAGTAAAACTAGATAAGTATTAGTCAATTGTGTGATTAAGGTATACTTGTCAATTTCATCAAAGAAAAGTGTTTGGTTTCATCAAAGTCTAGTGGGAAGATAATGAAAGGCACACTCACTTTTTACAACTGCAGCAATTCAGTTCAATCTATTGTGTGGAACAAAGCTAAAGTTTCTGGCTTGGAGTTGTGGCATGAGAAACTTGGTCACATTCATTACAAATGACCTTAAAGATTAGTTTGATATGATGCAGAGAGGGAATCCTAAAGTTCAGTGATACCATTCCTAAAGTTTGCGTATCCAGTGTAAGATATCACTTGATGTAGATGTTGAGATTCGAATCCTTACTTAAGAATATAAAGAAACGGCTTGAGGGATGCTAAAATTCAAACTCTGACTTGTTGGATATTGGGTTTCAATGGTTGAGGAGAATGAACCCTAACATACTAAATCTCATTTTTTTTAGGTTGATACTAGCATTTGAAATCTGTATGCCCTTTCCTAAAGATAATTGCATGAAGGTTCTACATAAGCTTTTCCTTAGCAAATTTCAAGTCCTTGTATGAAATCTACTATAATTGGACTACATTTCATTTTGattgttgaaaaaaatttaagaattcatCATCAccttcatttaacatttaaaagttacgcttatgaaaaaataaatcaaatgttgGGGTTCCATTTCATCTGATCTTCATGCTCTCATATTGACCTATACTTAAAACCAACACCGAGAAAAAAAGTAACCCTAATCCTTACCTTCAGACTCTGATCTGAATCTGTCAAGGCAAAGCCGGTACCTATGCTTTCCGACAATCTTGTTTCAGCCATATCATGCTCAATCCTTACGATCTTCATGTTTGTATACAATCACGCACCATAGATCGAAACCGAGTCTGAAAAGCCCTATAGGAAAACCAAGGTAGTAGTGTAGCAATAACAACGAGGATGATGGTGAGCCAATATTGAATGCTTGGAGCGCAAGCTTCGATGAAAACCTTGTATGCCGTTGTAGATAATGTCGGTGGAATCGAACCGTAAACCAACAAGAATTTAAACCACAAGGTAATACTGCCCCATATGAAGAGGTGCTGGATCCATGTGAAGTAATTGATGCAGAGTGCCATTTGGCAATTTACCGCCAAAACAACACATGTATACATCGTCAGCCCGAGAACCGAATAATCGGCAACTTGACCGTCTTTGCGGAATGCTTGACCAGTTATTGAGTTTGCAGTTAAGAAGAATATAATTACGGAACTAAGAACTCCATTAAACATCCAGCCGAGTATGTGGGTCCAGCGGAAGAGGACATCGTCTATGCCCTCTTTGTATAATGAAGGATACtgcaaaagaaaaatgaaatgattGTCGGTCCAAGTGAAATAACATTTACGTATAGATAGAAGAATAGTAAATAATGGTATTCGGTTGACATGCCATGTATTCCTACGAATGTACTAAATTGATCCGAGATATAGAACAATTCTAAGCCAACAGATTGACACGGTTTAATTTTTCTGAAGCAGAAAAACATAGTTCAAATCAAAATCCTGGTTTAAATTTTGAGAAGAGCAATGGTCAGATTGATAAAGAAAACTACCATTGTTTCACAACTATGTCATTACGTGTAACTCGTGGTTAAAACTGAGTTAGGGTTTCATTTTAAGGCCCCCAACTTCCTTTCTAATTGTCAATGTGTAACAAATTTATCTTCAAGGaataaagaaagaatagaaagaaTTGTTTACCTCAAGGCAGTGTCGGGCTGAAAAATCCTGGTCGAAAACACCAAGAGCAATTACCGGAAGTGAAGTGAATAAGACATTGTAGCTTGACATGTACCAATCATTATAAGCTGGCTGAGCGGAGAAAGAAGAGTAGGCCTCGAACCAAAACAAAGTAAATCCAAAAGTGATGTTCTTGTAGAAAAAGTAGCATATCTGCAGTATACAAGAAAAAATAAACTTAGATGTATGCATGCATAGTTTGTATTCTTAAACGTTTGCCTAATAAGTCCCCGAAACATGGAACAGAACAGCAAACAATATCATTCTCTAGAGTCAAGATACAAAAATCATAAGACTATCTCAGTTTAGTTTCAGAGAGAGAGATGAGAGCAGGACTGACTAGCTTTTACCATCATGGTTATTCGCCTGTAACACCAATGGCCATGCACTAATAATAAACGTTCCAGGAAACGAAATTGTGCAATCGAAAAATCACTTGACATCGCAGCCTGCAATTTGCAGTAGTCATTAAACATAAAATCAGAAATCTAGACAGTTACGGTTCATAATAGATCGTGTTGTATCATTGAATTGTTCGAATAACATGGATGAACTATCAAGCATTGGCCACAAATTGACACCGAAACCGGGATACTAAAGCCTACCAaaatgaaatatgtatatatatatatttacctgCATCCCTTCGACACCAGTGATGCCAACTCCAATATCAGCCTCTTGAATCATGCCAACATCGTTTGCACCATCACCAATTGCTAGTGTCGTTCTACCTGTTACTGATTTCACCCATCTAGTAACCTGCATATCTTCTAAATTTCTATCAGATTATTTTCATGCCAAAGCTTGATAATCTTCATGAAACTCTGATAGTTTACTTGATTATCCTAAACACCACACTTACAATAGCCTTTTGTTTCGGGGAAGATCGACAGCATATAACAGTAGCACATTTCATTGCTAGCTCCATAAAGCGCATTATGAGCTTCTCGTCCAGAGCAAAAATCAAGGACTGACCATCGATAATCAAACCAAACTGGGTGCTGCTTCCGCCAGTTACTTGAGATATTCCTTCGTCTATTTGCTTTTCTACAATTTCAGAAGCCTAAGAAAAATTATATATTCAGATTTTCCCCATGAAAGATTGCATCAACATCACTTTAAGACAAATGTGAATTATACCTTTGCAAAGTCTTCCGTATCCCTTTCGACGGCTGCAATTCCGGGATTTTCAAGTATGACCAAAATCTCTTTCATTCCATGTCTTAGCAGACTGCATGCATACCTGTAGAAATATAGCATCTATACCATTTATGTTTATACGCATTATTAATACTGGAAAAGTTGAATCCAACTTGCTGGCATTGGCATACCCGATATTAATAGCAGTTCCCTTCTTGTCACCGGTCAATACCCATATATTTATTCCAGCCTGTGCAAGCTTGTCAATACAGTCTGGGACCTACATAACAGAGGAATATAGCTGTTCATACAAATCTTATCTACATACATAGATTACAACCATGTAACTTGAACCCCAGTGTTATTGTACGGATATATAACATGAGTATAttcgtttttttttaaagttggtgCATATTTGCAAATTGGAATTGGACACAACTGTCGGACACAAGTACTTCAAGGAAAACGAAGACTACTGTAACTGACCCCCTTTTGTAGTTTGTCTTCAATAGCTGTAGCACCAAGAAGAATTAAATCCCTTTCAATCAACTCAGCCATCACATCCAGCAAATCATCTCTATTGGCACTTACAGAAGTTTTGGCCTTCACATATTCTTGTTCCCACCTTTTATACTCATCATCATCAAGCTCACGATAAGCGACTGCCAAAGTTCGTAATCCTGCCTCAGAATACCTTTCGATATGCTCTTTGGTCTCCGCCTCGAACATCCGTCCTTGTTCTGACAGCCT containing:
- the LOC107926468 gene encoding probable phospholipid-transporting ATPase 8 isoform X2, with protein sequence MAKEGIEDYRRKQQDVEANNRTVEVYDRNSSFNETKWKNLRVGDIVKVHKDEYFPADLLLLSSDYEDGVCYVETMNLDGETNLKSKHPLEVTSFIRDVETVKGFRAVIKCEDPNEHLYKFVGTLYYECQQYALSPQQILLRGTKLKGPDYINGVVIFTGHDTKVMQNAMDPPSKRTRIERRMDKIIYVLFSALILVSFIGSLLFGIETKKDGGDYGRWYLRPDITTVFFDPRRPSVAAFLHFLTGLMLYGYLIPISLYVSIEICKVLQSIFINQDQAMYDEETKRSAHARTSNLNEELGQVFTILSDKTGTLTCNKMEFVKCSIAGTAYGFGMTEVEIALARKRGETLDEQRDIDTVESREPVKGFNFRDGRIMNRKWVHEPYGDYIEKFFRVLALCHTAVPEVLDPGKIFYEAESPDEAAFVIAAREVGFQFVKRNQTSIQLRELDRSSGEIVDRVYELLHVLEFSSTRRRMSVIVRNPERQLLLLAKGADSVIFERLSEQGRMFEAETKEHIERYSEAGLRTLAVAYRELDDDEYKRWEQEYVKAKTSVSANRDDLLDVMAELIERDLILLGATAIEDKLQKGVPDCIDKLAQAGINIWVLTGDKKGTAINIGYACSLLRHGMKEILVILENPGIAAVERDTEDFAKASEIVEKQIDEGISQVTGGSSTQFGLIIDGQSLIFALDEKLIMRFMELAMKCATVICCRSSPKQKAIVTRWVKSVTGRTTLAIGDGANDVGMIQEADIGVGITGVEGMQAAMSSDFSIAQFRFLERLLLVHGHWCYRRITMMICYFFYKNITFGFTLFWFEAYSSFSAQPAYNDWYMSSYNVLFTSLPVIALGVFDQDFSARHCLEYPSLYKEGIDDVLFRWTHILGWMFNGVLSSVIIFFLTANSITGQAFRKDGQVADYSVLGLTMYTCVVLAVNCQMALCINYFTWIQHLFIWGSITLWFKFLLVYGSIPPTLSTTAYKVFIEACAPSIQYWLTIILVVIATLLPWFSYRAFQTRFRSMVRDCIQT